From Pigmentibacter ruber, a single genomic window includes:
- the lepB gene encoding signal peptidase I — protein sequence MKYIKDFKEIFIILICIFVFRSSFINWYVIPSGSMLPTLKIGDHVVVNKMAYGFMLPFMETRLFSWVKPQRGEIVVFQGPPQEGGQVLIKRIVAVENDKVEFIKGILQVNGIPVQETIENNREILTDTGSADDFNDYNLIKETNLSQKSFLILKKKNEGVTFMEKKTWIVPPGKLFFLGDNRDNSFDSRFWGMIDEKNIYGKAFLISYSTGDKGMWPHFRKDRFFLKLQ from the coding sequence GTGAAATATATCAAAGATTTCAAAGAAATATTTATAATTCTGATTTGTATCTTTGTCTTTCGTTCTTCTTTTATAAATTGGTACGTTATACCCTCAGGTTCGATGCTTCCTACCTTAAAAATTGGCGACCATGTTGTTGTTAATAAAATGGCTTATGGATTCATGCTTCCGTTTATGGAAACACGCTTATTTAGTTGGGTCAAACCACAGCGTGGAGAAATTGTTGTGTTTCAAGGCCCTCCCCAAGAGGGAGGGCAAGTTTTAATTAAAAGAATCGTTGCGGTAGAAAATGATAAAGTTGAATTTATTAAAGGAATATTACAAGTTAATGGAATTCCCGTTCAGGAAACAATAGAAAATAATCGAGAAATTCTAACTGATACTGGTAGTGCTGATGATTTTAATGATTATAATCTAATTAAAGAAACAAACTTATCCCAAAAATCATTTTTAATTTTAAAGAAAAAAAATGAGGGTGTGACATTTATGGAAAAGAAGACTTGGATTGTACCACCAGGAAAATTATTTTTTCTTGGAGATAATCGAGATAATTCTTTTGATAGTCGATTTTGGGGTATGATTGATGAAAAAAATATTTACGGCAAAGCCTTTCTTATTTCGTATTCTACAGGCGACAAAGGGATGTGGCCTCATTTCAGAAAAGATCGTTTTTTTCTCAAATTACAGTGA
- a CDS encoding ATP-binding cassette domain-containing protein, with the protein MNKKIVLQNSITLLGKRGLKYLCFAILAAIGIAVVELSISIIIQLLLGSFNFISTPNKIFNYEIPKISLNKVTILLLVVAIVRFAVQLTTTQTAAFLKDYILLKLKRNYVYRILFDENIKDKNPSTINFTLAEVFTKSSEFVLNFTHFIFMFMQSLFIFFLLFLVAWKEAIVATTGISIIGITIIYINKKVSLFAKQVPNEQKIVNEGIEKIARNFLFIKLMRKREDEFNVTSNALKNYSTKSVSANFFSNLSAQTGPFLGIFLLVFIIIISYSVWHTNSVVLLSFIYLLARFVQSLSILSGYFGNAVIYYPQYKLSLDSINSEDFFHISKENNSKISFFGPIKNTKSSENQKQNSITVSDKIDSPDITIKEVTFSYPNSNPLFKNLNLNISKGAQIGLIGSSGTGKSTILMLMTGILKPNEGEVIIGGLPAWEYISRNETRIGYVGPEPFLIKGTLKENLSYGLSRKVSDNEIIEALQLVSLSDILNEKGLDYMLDENFAGLSAGQKQRICLARSILNKPSLMILDEATANLDETNELLIAKVLSNIKNSCTTIIVSHRYGILTYADEIIDIKNIIK; encoded by the coding sequence TTGAATAAAAAAATAGTTTTACAAAATTCAATAACTTTACTAGGCAAACGGGGTCTAAAGTATTTGTGCTTTGCTATACTTGCGGCTATCGGAATAGCTGTTGTTGAATTAAGTATTTCAATAATTATACAGCTACTACTTGGTAGCTTTAATTTCATTTCGACTCCAAATAAGATATTTAATTATGAAATTCCCAAAATATCCTTAAATAAAGTTACAATATTGCTCTTAGTAGTAGCAATTGTAAGGTTTGCCGTTCAACTTACAACTACACAAACAGCTGCTTTTTTAAAGGACTATATCCTTTTAAAATTAAAAAGAAATTATGTATATAGAATTTTATTTGATGAAAATATTAAAGACAAAAACCCTTCTACAATCAACTTTACCTTAGCTGAAGTTTTTACTAAATCATCAGAATTTGTTTTAAATTTTACACATTTTATTTTTATGTTCATGCAAAGTCTTTTTATATTTTTTCTACTTTTCTTAGTAGCTTGGAAAGAAGCTATAGTAGCAACAACTGGAATAAGTATAATTGGAATAACAATAATATATATAAATAAAAAAGTTTCTTTATTTGCAAAACAAGTGCCCAATGAGCAAAAAATAGTAAATGAAGGCATTGAAAAAATTGCAAGAAACTTTTTGTTTATCAAACTTATGCGAAAAAGAGAAGATGAGTTTAATGTAACCAGTAATGCACTAAAGAACTATTCTACCAAATCCGTAAGTGCAAATTTCTTTAGTAATCTAAGCGCACAAACTGGTCCTTTCTTAGGAATATTTCTTTTAGTTTTTATAATAATCATAAGTTATAGCGTTTGGCATACTAATTCTGTTGTACTTTTATCATTTATTTATTTACTAGCAAGATTTGTACAAAGTCTTTCAATTTTATCTGGTTACTTTGGAAATGCAGTTATTTATTATCCACAGTATAAATTATCATTAGACTCTATTAATTCAGAAGATTTTTTCCATATTTCAAAAGAAAATAATTCAAAAATTAGTTTTTTTGGGCCTATAAAAAATACAAAATCATCAGAAAATCAAAAACAAAATTCTATTACCGTTTCTGATAAAATTGATTCTCCAGATATTACAATCAAGGAAGTAACATTTTCTTATCCAAACTCAAATCCTTTATTTAAAAATCTTAATTTAAATATATCAAAAGGAGCTCAAATAGGATTAATTGGTTCAAGTGGTACTGGAAAGTCAACTATTTTGATGCTTATGACAGGAATATTAAAACCAAATGAAGGAGAAGTTATCATTGGAGGACTTCCTGCTTGGGAATATATTTCAAGAAATGAAACAAGAATTGGATATGTAGGACCTGAACCTTTCTTAATAAAAGGGACTTTAAAAGAAAATTTAAGTTATGGTCTTTCTAGAAAAGTTTCAGATAATGAAATTATAGAAGCGCTTCAACTTGTTTCATTATCTGATATTTTAAATGAAAAAGGTTTGGATTATATGTTAGACGAAAACTTTGCGGGTTTATCAGCTGGACAAAAGCAAAGGATCTGTCTTGCAAGAAGTATTTTGAATAAACCTTCTTTAATGATATTAGACGAAGCAACAGCAAATTTAGATGAAACTAACGAACTATTAATTGCAAAAGTTCTAAGTAACATTAAAAATTCTTGCACAACAATTATAGTATCTCATCGCTATGGAATACTCACATATGCAGATGAAATTATTGATATCAAAAATATAATTAAATAA
- a CDS encoding NAD-dependent malic enzyme, whose protein sequence is MFKEKKNNFDGKKYYEVSISGKQLLLNSFLNKDTAFTLEERREFKLDGLIPNVVETLDEQVVRVYGQYLKKETDIERNIFLTQLYDRNETLFFRLLQEHLIEMVPVFYTPTVGDVVQQFNQNFRRPRGLFISYPQMSQIEDILNNIPDAYDVRAVCVTDSEAILGIGDQGVGGIVISIAKLAMYTLCAGFHPTKVLPIVLDVGTNNKELLQNPLYLGWRHERIRGEQYDDFIDAFVSALRKRFSNIYLHWEDFGRQTARKNLDRYKDEMCTFNDDMQGTAAVTLGAILAGLKVNGTKMRDQKVVIHGAGTAGCCIADQIVAAMVSDGLSEQEALSRMYLIDMHGMLHANMDHLEYFQKKYAQPVEVYENWDRVKGKIISLSEVVKNVKPTILIGTSTQTGAFTEEIVKMMASYCERPIIFPLSNPTSRCEALPANLIEWTNGKVLVATGSPFQDVRYNGKVFPIGQCNNAFVFPGLGLGVVASKATRVNNEMLVACAKVISECAQINRDPNLSLLPSLTDIAEVSYKIAHATSLAAQNSGVAPKTSEQEIHENIHANIWKTGYVKYIHKDSSN, encoded by the coding sequence ATGTTTAAAGAAAAAAAGAATAATTTTGATGGGAAAAAATACTATGAAGTTTCCATTAGTGGTAAACAATTATTATTAAATTCTTTTTTAAATAAAGACACAGCTTTTACTCTTGAAGAGAGAAGAGAATTTAAATTAGATGGTCTTATCCCTAATGTCGTAGAAACTTTGGATGAACAGGTAGTTCGAGTTTATGGTCAATATTTAAAAAAAGAAACTGATATTGAAAGAAATATCTTTCTTACACAATTGTATGATAGAAATGAAACTTTATTTTTTCGTTTATTGCAAGAACATTTAATTGAAATGGTTCCTGTTTTTTATACGCCAACTGTTGGAGATGTTGTTCAACAATTCAATCAAAATTTTAGAAGACCTAGAGGGCTATTTATATCTTATCCACAAATGTCTCAAATTGAAGATATACTTAATAATATTCCAGATGCTTATGATGTCCGCGCTGTATGTGTAACAGATTCTGAAGCTATTTTAGGAATAGGAGATCAAGGTGTAGGTGGAATTGTAATTTCTATAGCTAAACTAGCTATGTATACTTTATGTGCTGGTTTTCATCCTACTAAAGTTTTACCAATAGTCCTTGATGTAGGAACAAACAACAAAGAACTTTTACAAAATCCTCTTTATCTTGGTTGGCGACATGAACGCATTAGAGGTGAACAATACGACGATTTTATTGATGCATTTGTTTCAGCATTGCGAAAAAGATTTTCAAATATTTATTTACATTGGGAAGATTTTGGAAGACAAACAGCAAGAAAAAACTTGGATCGTTATAAAGATGAGATGTGCACTTTCAATGATGATATGCAAGGAACTGCCGCAGTTACTTTAGGTGCAATACTAGCCGGTCTAAAAGTAAATGGTACCAAAATGCGTGATCAAAAAGTCGTGATACATGGTGCTGGTACAGCTGGATGTTGTATAGCTGATCAAATTGTTGCAGCTATGGTGTCGGATGGACTTTCTGAACAAGAAGCTCTATCACGCATGTACTTGATTGACATGCACGGAATGCTCCACGCTAATATGGATCATCTTGAGTATTTTCAAAAAAAATATGCGCAACCCGTAGAAGTATATGAAAACTGGGATAGAGTTAAAGGTAAAATTATTTCTCTTTCTGAAGTTGTAAAAAATGTAAAGCCTACAATTTTAATTGGAACATCTACACAGACTGGTGCTTTTACAGAAGAAATTGTAAAAATGATGGCTTCATATTGTGAACGTCCTATTATTTTTCCATTATCTAATCCAACATCGCGTTGTGAAGCTCTACCCGCAAATTTAATAGAATGGACAAATGGAAAAGTTCTAGTTGCAACTGGCAGTCCATTTCAAGATGTGCGTTACAATGGTAAAGTTTTTCCAATAGGACAATGCAATAATGCATTTGTATTTCCCGGCCTTGGTTTAGGAGTTGTTGCTTCAAAAGCCACTCGTGTTAATAATGAAATGCTAGTTGCTTGCGCTAAAGTAATCAGCGAGTGCGCTCAAATAAATCGAGATCCAAACTTATCTTTACTCCCATCTTTAACAGATATTGCTGAAGTTTCGTATAAAATAGCTCATGCAACTTCTTTAGCTGCACAAAACTCAGGGGTTGCACCAAAAACTTCTGAACAAGAGATTCATGAAAATATTCACGCAAATATTTGGAAAACAGGTTATGTGAAATATATTCATAAAGATTCATCAAACTAA
- a CDS encoding DEAD/DEAH box helicase → MTNTNTPTAEESSIFNLLPEVVRKNLESQGITKPTPIQQATYEPVLQGKDVIAQSRTGSGKTLAFGLPAFSRLQKPQTGGKPRILVLTPTRELAQQVADVFETNFKPLGFKVLAVTGGKSYRFQTSVIQRGVDAIVATPGRLNDLLEQGIVSLTGVEILVLDEMDEMLDFGFAEDIIKIKTAIGKKAQTLLFSATFPPKVTNIARQMVSNPFEVKVASTDTSTGQIDHGFIEVKMGRNLDALLGLLIYHDPEHAIIFCKTREETRNIHNALLERGFAAGVLNGEMTQNDRSLTMDRFKNRQLRILVATDVAARGIDISGLSHVINYTVPTNVETYTHRAGRTGRAGATGKAWTIITHVERREFQFVCSKIKINPVRLELPSAKKIATQFFNNMLFRINEDSVVIPDYIHQSVNQVLESLEENKLKEVLSTLLKSEAARQLGKSLQVEDIAPTFKTEFGANVEAPKFGGDRNRSGRGGFGRNDRGSRGSSKSNGRPSERGGRFGNGSGRFGDQKKSGGHKPERQNGFGGRGAIKKSADSGNKRSYPIA, encoded by the coding sequence ATGACAAATACCAATACACCCACAGCAGAAGAGTCTTCTATTTTTAACCTATTGCCAGAAGTAGTACGTAAAAACCTTGAATCTCAAGGAATTACTAAGCCTACTCCTATTCAACAAGCGACATATGAACCTGTTCTACAAGGAAAAGATGTTATTGCTCAAAGCCGCACTGGCTCTGGCAAAACCCTTGCCTTTGGATTACCCGCTTTTTCTCGTCTGCAAAAACCACAGACTGGTGGGAAGCCAAGAATTCTTGTTCTTACTCCTACTCGTGAACTTGCTCAACAAGTTGCAGATGTATTCGAAACAAACTTCAAACCCCTAGGATTTAAAGTTTTAGCGGTAACAGGCGGTAAAAGCTACAGATTTCAAACTTCTGTTATCCAAAGAGGCGTAGACGCCATTGTTGCTACTCCAGGTCGTCTGAACGATTTATTAGAACAAGGTATTGTAAGCCTTACAGGCGTTGAAATCCTTGTTTTAGACGAAATGGATGAAATGCTAGATTTTGGTTTTGCTGAAGATATTATAAAAATTAAAACAGCAATTGGAAAAAAAGCTCAAACTCTTTTATTTTCAGCTACTTTCCCACCAAAAGTAACTAATATAGCTAGACAAATGGTTTCTAATCCATTTGAAGTTAAAGTTGCTAGCACTGATACTAGTACCGGACAAATAGATCATGGTTTTATTGAAGTAAAAATGGGTAGAAACCTTGATGCCTTACTTGGACTTCTTATTTATCATGATCCTGAGCATGCAATTATCTTTTGCAAAACAAGAGAAGAAACACGCAATATCCATAATGCCTTGCTTGAAAGAGGTTTTGCCGCTGGTGTTTTAAATGGTGAAATGACACAAAATGACCGTAGCTTGACTATGGATCGTTTTAAAAACAGACAACTTAGAATATTAGTTGCAACTGATGTTGCTGCTCGCGGTATAGATATTTCTGGTTTATCGCACGTCATAAATTATACAGTACCAACCAACGTGGAAACTTATACACACCGCGCGGGTCGCACAGGAAGAGCTGGGGCTACAGGAAAAGCATGGACTATTATTACCCATGTTGAACGTAGAGAATTTCAGTTTGTATGCAGCAAAATTAAAATCAATCCGGTACGTTTAGAATTGCCTAGCGCAAAGAAAATTGCGACTCAATTCTTTAATAATATGCTCTTTCGTATAAACGAAGACTCGGTTGTTATTCCTGATTATATTCACCAATCAGTTAACCAAGTTCTCGAAAGTCTTGAAGAAAACAAATTAAAAGAAGTATTATCAACACTACTAAAATCAGAAGCAGCTAGACAACTTGGAAAAAGCCTACAGGTTGAAGATATCGCTCCTACATTTAAAACTGAGTTTGGTGCTAACGTTGAAGCTCCTAAATTTGGTGGTGATAGAAATCGCTCTGGAAGAGGTGGTTTTGGACGCAATGACAGAGGATCCAGAGGTTCAAGCAAATCAAATGGTCGTCCTTCTGAAAGAGGTGGTAGATTTGGGAATGGCTCTGGACGTTTTGGCGATCAAAAAAAATCAGGTGGTCATAAACCAGAAAGACAAAATGGATTTGGTGGCCGTGGTGCTATAAAAAAATCAGCTGACTCAGGGAATAAAAGAAGTTATCCAATAGCTTAA
- the ung gene encoding uracil-DNA glycosylase, which translates to MNENQIETKKDLSFLADGWRSLLLDEFSKPYIENIRQLLRSETSQGFEYFPPKEKIFRALKLVDYCETKVVIIGQDPYHGKGQANGLAFAVEKGVTLPPSLNNIFKEIQSDIGKRPTDSCLEHWAKQGVLLLNTVLTVRANQAFSHREKGWEVFTDKIISLLNEKNSPIIFLLWGSAAQAKEKMITNKIHKILKSAHPSPLSAHRGFFGCKHFSTVNEILRSLGQNEISWTT; encoded by the coding sequence GTGAATGAAAACCAAATTGAAACTAAAAAAGACCTTAGCTTTCTTGCGGATGGCTGGAGGTCTTTACTTTTAGATGAGTTTTCAAAACCTTATATTGAAAATATTAGGCAACTTCTGCGCAGTGAAACTAGTCAAGGTTTTGAATATTTTCCACCAAAAGAAAAAATATTTAGAGCTTTAAAACTTGTAGATTATTGTGAAACTAAAGTCGTAATAATTGGTCAAGACCCATATCATGGCAAAGGACAAGCTAATGGTCTTGCTTTTGCAGTTGAAAAAGGTGTGACTCTTCCACCATCACTAAATAATATATTTAAAGAGATTCAATCTGACATAGGAAAACGTCCAACCGATTCTTGTCTTGAACATTGGGCTAAACAAGGTGTTTTATTATTAAATACTGTTCTAACAGTTAGAGCAAACCAAGCCTTTTCCCACAGAGAAAAAGGTTGGGAAGTATTTACCGATAAAATTATTTCCCTTTTAAATGAAAAAAACTCACCTATTATCTTTCTATTATGGGGTTCAGCAGCTCAAGCAAAAGAAAAAATGATCACAAATAAAATTCATAAAATTTTAAAGTCGGCACATCCTTCCCCGTTATCGGCGCATAGAGGTTTTTTTGGCTGTAAACATTTTTCAACAGTTAATGAAATTTTACGTTCCTTGGGTCAAAATGAGATTAGCTGGACAACTTAG
- a CDS encoding O-antigen ligase family protein, which produces MKIYKISNYFLLLNIALAFLFIRIPYIINIPSLKFFILGCFFLGFIFGLYYCIIKYTKFSLSLLLLFLCIFSHAFCNFYQPSLRSEISIQNYSFTNIITSDFLFTQTRLYLMYFIFFIFPVATFFNSQKEYLNNKYLNFFFIEFFIIVILNSIVSIYQSTVNIHFLAEESLTSIEAFRAPALLDDSGVASFFFAIFSGTFLSFFFLLKSSKFIKYTHFILFLLTAISGILNNSRSFYLGILAIIFSIFIINLIYYIKNFNFKSFIKIAITYSFITLILYLFYTFSNTTSIVRIKNFIHNNTNDLNFNSLYSALDFERFKHLKILIENLKDHIYTGTGVGSFLGYIDFYSKKLNFTNVTPDVPTNLPFALLSELGIIVGGSILLITTITFIIGASYILKNIEYPQINNTKLNIILNFSILASIPFFVLSLTSYMLFVPSLAFIACFFLSSPILILNKNQQQKFFAILSFLFLILSVYLVSICFYLGYTSSSIPQFKWLERGIPQFPVTIGQLPQTRGDTNRKRTYFSSILSPSQYLFVPANAEQGRWLKENTEILVKFQNFRIYIGPETRHFPVTIKAIFYSKNGFSSSKIYNINEAGWVYLSLPDNLEIKSCLENIDEHSFCYVRVNVSPSWKPNFLNSIGFYLEDRYTQ; this is translated from the coding sequence ATGAAAATTTATAAGATATCAAATTATTTTCTTCTTTTAAATATTGCTCTTGCTTTTTTATTTATTAGAATTCCATATATCATAAACATTCCAAGCTTAAAATTTTTTATTTTAGGATGTTTTTTTCTTGGTTTTATTTTTGGTCTATATTATTGCATAATTAAATATACAAAATTTTCATTATCTTTGCTTCTATTATTTTTATGCATTTTTTCTCATGCATTTTGTAATTTTTATCAACCATCACTTAGATCTGAAATTTCAATTCAAAATTACTCATTTACAAATATTATCACATCTGACTTTTTATTTACTCAAACCAGACTTTATCTAATGTATTTTATTTTTTTTATTTTTCCTGTTGCTACATTTTTCAATAGCCAGAAAGAATATCTAAATAATAAATATTTAAATTTTTTCTTTATAGAGTTTTTCATTATAGTTATATTAAATTCAATTGTTTCTATTTATCAAAGTACAGTAAATATTCATTTTCTTGCAGAAGAGAGTTTAACATCAATAGAAGCATTTAGAGCTCCTGCTCTTTTAGATGACTCTGGTGTTGCTTCTTTTTTCTTTGCAATCTTCTCAGGAACATTTTTATCTTTTTTCTTTCTATTAAAATCAAGTAAATTTATAAAATATACTCATTTTATTCTTTTTTTATTAACAGCTATTAGTGGAATTTTAAATAATTCAAGATCTTTTTATTTAGGAATATTAGCAATTATATTTTCTATTTTTATCATTAATTTAATCTATTATATTAAAAATTTCAATTTTAAATCCTTTATAAAAATCGCAATTACATATAGTTTCATTACTTTAATTTTATATCTATTTTATACATTTTCAAATACTACTTCAATAGTCAGAATTAAAAATTTTATTCACAATAATACCAACGATTTAAATTTCAACTCTCTATATAGCGCTTTAGATTTTGAAAGATTTAAACATTTAAAAATCCTAATAGAAAATCTAAAAGATCATATTTATACAGGAACTGGAGTTGGTTCTTTCCTAGGGTATATAGATTTTTATAGCAAAAAACTTAACTTTACTAACGTCACACCTGATGTTCCAACAAATTTGCCTTTTGCTCTTCTATCTGAACTAGGAATCATAGTAGGAGGATCAATTCTTCTAATAACGACAATTACTTTTATTATTGGAGCAAGTTATATATTAAAGAACATTGAATATCCTCAAATAAATAATACGAAATTGAATATTATTTTAAATTTCTCTATCCTAGCCAGTATTCCTTTTTTTGTTCTTTCTTTAACATCATATATGCTGTTTGTCCCGAGTCTAGCCTTTATTGCTTGCTTTTTTCTTAGTTCACCAATCCTGATATTGAATAAAAATCAACAACAAAAATTCTTTGCTATTCTATCTTTTTTATTTTTAATTTTAAGTGTGTATTTGGTTAGTATCTGTTTTTATTTAGGATATACATCGTCTTCTATACCACAATTTAAGTGGCTCGAAAGAGGAATTCCTCAATTTCCTGTAACTATTGGTCAGCTTCCACAAACTAGAGGAGACACTAATAGAAAGAGGACGTATTTCTCTTCAATATTATCACCTTCGCAATATTTATTTGTACCTGCCAATGCTGAACAAGGAAGATGGTTGAAAGAAAATACTGAAATTTTGGTGAAATTTCAAAATTTTAGGATATACATTGGTCCAGAAACTCGTCACTTCCCTGTCACTATAAAAGCAATATTTTATTCAAAAAATGGTTTTTCCTCTTCTAAGATTTATAATATAAACGAAGCTGGATGGGTTTATTTATCTCTACCAGATAATTTGGAAATTAAGTCTTGTTTAGAAAATATAGATGAACATTCTTTTTGTTATGTACGAGTCAATGTATCCCCTAGTTGGAAACCAAATTTTCTAAATTCTATTGGATTTTACCTAGAAGATAGATACACTCAATAA
- a CDS encoding glycosyltransferase, translated as MNQNLKSIAIIVQRCGQQIQAGAEVYAFNLAKALAEKGLLVDVLTSKSDDYIKWNNNLPNIEEVKTSGLSFTIKRFPVIHSRQRYLFAIVKRTIKYLKKINNSLYALFAPLLDYIFLRSQGPWCPELWNYLRKNQQKYNLLIVKSYLYAPNVYALKENIKIKKLFIVTAHNEPEFKLAFVDKMLSSSNILAFVSKAEKSLCNEIWPLSATKNSIILPPGFQNLNLQTEQQVRSEIIKLINSDFFLYLGRIDKNKNIDFILNHTPHNCLVVFAGDLKYQIPNDPRFIYIGRVNEKEKELLLKKAIALLIASRYEAYSIVTAEAIKLNCIVLALKGCPPIDELINEYGGILCEEQDFSNKMLSLLNKDNSGIFLQSDKISHDKSWRKNADIVENILLERI; from the coding sequence TTGAATCAAAATTTAAAATCCATCGCTATCATTGTCCAAAGATGTGGACAACAAATTCAAGCTGGTGCGGAAGTATATGCTTTTAACTTAGCGAAGGCATTAGCAGAAAAAGGTTTGCTTGTAGATGTTCTTACTAGCAAAAGTGACGACTATATAAAATGGAACAATAATTTACCAAATATTGAAGAAGTAAAAACGTCAGGGCTAAGTTTTACCATAAAACGCTTTCCAGTAATTCACTCAAGACAAAGATACTTGTTTGCAATAGTTAAGAGAACAATAAAATATTTAAAAAAAATTAATAACAGTTTATATGCATTATTTGCTCCATTACTTGATTATATTTTTTTAAGGTCGCAAGGGCCTTGGTGTCCAGAACTTTGGAATTACTTAAGAAAAAATCAACAAAAGTATAATTTGCTTATAGTAAAATCATATTTGTATGCTCCAAATGTTTATGCATTAAAAGAAAATATTAAGATTAAGAAATTATTTATTGTTACAGCACATAATGAACCAGAATTTAAATTAGCATTTGTAGATAAAATGTTATCTAGTTCTAATATCTTAGCATTTGTTTCAAAAGCAGAAAAAAGTCTTTGTAATGAAATATGGCCTTTAAGTGCAACTAAGAATTCTATAATTTTACCACCTGGATTTCAAAATTTAAATTTACAAACAGAGCAACAAGTGAGATCAGAAATCATTAAATTAATAAATTCTGATTTTTTTCTATACCTAGGCAGAATTGATAAAAATAAAAATATTGATTTTATTTTAAATCATACTCCTCATAATTGTTTAGTAGTATTTGCAGGAGATTTAAAATATCAAATACCAAATGACCCAAGATTTATATACATTGGGAGGGTAAATGAAAAAGAAAAAGAGTTGTTACTAAAAAAAGCAATTGCTCTATTAATTGCATCTAGGTATGAAGCTTATTCTATTGTGACAGCTGAAGCCATAAAATTAAACTGTATAGTTTTAGCTCTTAAAGGATGCCCACCTATTGATGAATTAATTAATGAATATGGTGGAATATTGTGTGAAGAACAAGACTTTTCTAATAAAATGTTGTCACTTTTAAATAAAGATAACAGCGGAATTTTTCTTCAAAGCGATAAAATATCTCATGATAAAAGTTGGAGAAAAAATGCTGATATTGTAGAAAATATATTATTAGAAAGAATTTGA
- a CDS encoding bis-aminopropyl spermidine synthase family protein — MNLSNAFLVLLSKVLIIFFKSRTIKHILKLSVEEKKKFLLKILNENQRYIDIEKEEYSDNNSLKFIQNYNQLPCTIETRKKRADLLEKNGFRDKEVLLMGDDDLVSVELALRNFKHVTVLDCDKNLLNKLKILTSEAKFPINFFHIDLNHGIPNYLYKLFDVICFDPPQNSKDLDIFLHSTFKAIKYSNSSFFMMVNSSAIGEKELSKIIKFINNSGFYEHNKIEFFNCYPLNKGQSILLSFISFFFKSIKKNKNFINCRYYFTDCYEFKSTVNLEISKDNYDLKTHDENISSKYIKDISIPIYTISRP; from the coding sequence ATGAACTTATCAAATGCATTTTTGGTGTTACTATCGAAAGTTTTAATTATATTTTTTAAAAGTAGGACTATAAAGCATATCCTTAAATTGAGTGTAGAGGAAAAAAAGAAGTTTTTACTCAAAATATTAAATGAAAACCAACGTTATATTGATATAGAAAAAGAAGAATATTCAGATAATAACTCATTAAAATTCATTCAAAATTACAATCAATTACCATGTACGATAGAAACTAGAAAGAAACGCGCTGACTTACTTGAGAAAAACGGTTTTAGAGACAAAGAAGTTTTGTTAATGGGGGACGATGATTTAGTTTCTGTGGAGTTGGCTTTACGAAATTTTAAACATGTAACTGTTTTAGATTGTGATAAAAATCTTTTAAACAAACTAAAAATACTTACTAGTGAAGCAAAGTTTCCAATTAACTTTTTTCATATCGATTTAAATCATGGAATTCCTAATTATTTATATAAGTTATTTGATGTTATTTGTTTTGACCCACCCCAAAATAGCAAAGATTTAGATATCTTTCTCCACTCGACATTTAAAGCAATCAAATATAGCAATTCTTCCTTTTTTATGATGGTCAATTCTTCTGCAATAGGAGAAAAAGAACTATCTAAAATTATAAAATTTATAAATAATAGCGGGTTTTATGAGCATAATAAAATAGAATTCTTCAATTGCTATCCTTTAAATAAAGGACAATCCATTTTATTATCTTTTATTTCCTTCTTTTTTAAATCTATTAAAAAAAATAAAAATTTCATAAATTGTAGATACTATTTTACGGACTGCTATGAATTTAAGTCTACGGTTAATCTTGAAATTAGCAAAGATAACTATGATTTAAAAACTCATGATGAAAATATTTCAAGTAAATATATCAAAGACATATCCATTCCTATTTATACTATTTCTAGACCATAA